The Lysinibacillus pakistanensis genome includes a window with the following:
- a CDS encoding ABC transporter permease: protein MTLFSLARKNIQRNLSNYFLYIASMVFSIVIYFTFVTLKYNDDLSALKQSSQQIKGLMSASSVVLLFFIVIFMAYSNSFFMKKRKKEVALYSLLGVRKQKIGLMLFFENLVIGLVSLVLGIVLGFFMSQGLLMILVKLMGYEVVGSLTFSVEALMNTTGIFTLLFLFTSLQGYRVIYQFKLIDLFHAEKQGEQIPRASLVAALLGTALIAFGYYTAASDMFTSKIWRFFTVLGTPLMVIGVTIAGTYLLFHSVSVFVLTALKRATSWSWKGLNLIGVSQLLYRIRANAKSLSIIAILSATTITAGGGVFGMYYNAEATVRQMLPNTFMWKGDPVEISQKDVLYNESLAVKNLRVDNDLSFFEYTLLKESDYNRLAKFQGKNQELHIADGSTVLLDAAYDERFSHDFTGEDFKLQNGDSFHVDRMYTESVLNFIAAGTVLVVNDQEFAATNAEEVKMQVVGLDNDLKQQAVSQDIIKQLSTEQQESFSSVPQSYEDSLATVGALLFVGSFLGLVFLAATGSIIYFKILTEAEEDQAKYAILNKIGVNSKQILKTVAGQVAVIFSAPLIVGIVHSAFALLAFSQLFGMNITKPVILWMVAYSAIYFIYYIFTVRAFYKIVRQGN from the coding sequence ATGACGTTATTTAGCTTAGCACGTAAAAATATTCAGCGTAATTTGTCGAATTACTTTTTATATATTGCCTCGATGGTATTTAGTATTGTTATTTACTTTACGTTTGTGACGCTAAAATATAATGATGATCTATCAGCCTTAAAACAATCCTCTCAGCAAATTAAAGGATTGATGAGTGCGTCGTCGGTTGTACTATTGTTCTTTATTGTCATCTTTATGGCATATTCTAATTCATTTTTCATGAAGAAACGGAAAAAGGAAGTAGCGCTCTATTCATTATTAGGTGTACGTAAGCAAAAGATCGGTCTCATGCTTTTTTTCGAGAATTTAGTCATAGGACTAGTCTCTCTAGTACTCGGTATTGTTCTAGGGTTCTTTATGTCACAGGGTCTATTAATGATCCTAGTAAAATTAATGGGCTATGAGGTTGTTGGAAGCCTAACTTTTTCAGTGGAAGCACTGATGAATACAACTGGTATTTTTACACTATTGTTTTTATTCACATCCTTACAAGGCTATCGTGTTATATACCAATTTAAATTAATTGATTTATTTCATGCTGAAAAACAGGGTGAGCAAATTCCACGTGCATCTTTAGTAGCTGCTTTACTTGGGACAGCACTCATTGCATTTGGTTATTATACAGCCGCCTCTGATATGTTTACGAGTAAAATTTGGCGATTCTTCACCGTTTTAGGTACGCCACTAATGGTCATAGGAGTAACCATTGCAGGGACGTATCTTCTATTCCATAGTGTTAGTGTCTTTGTATTAACAGCATTAAAACGAGCAACGTCTTGGTCTTGGAAGGGCTTAAATTTAATAGGTGTCTCACAGCTATTATATCGCATACGAGCAAATGCGAAATCGTTGTCCATTATTGCGATCTTAAGTGCAACGACTATTACTGCTGGTGGTGGTGTCTTTGGAATGTATTACAATGCTGAGGCCACTGTACGTCAGATGCTGCCAAATACATTTATGTGGAAGGGCGATCCAGTAGAAATTTCTCAGAAAGATGTCTTATATAATGAATCACTTGCAGTGAAAAATTTACGTGTCGATAATGATTTGTCGTTTTTTGAATATACATTATTGAAGGAGTCGGATTATAATCGTTTAGCGAAATTCCAAGGTAAGAATCAAGAACTGCATATTGCAGATGGATCAACCGTATTACTTGATGCAGCCTACGATGAACGATTTTCACATGATTTTACAGGAGAAGACTTTAAGTTACAAAACGGAGATTCCTTCCATGTAGATAGAATGTACACAGAAAGCGTACTAAACTTTATAGCAGCCGGAACAGTACTTGTGGTGAATGATCAAGAATTCGCTGCTACTAATGCTGAAGAGGTAAAGATGCAGGTTGTTGGATTAGATAATGATTTGAAACAGCAGGCGGTTTCACAAGACATTATTAAGCAATTGTCCACAGAACAACAAGAATCCTTCTCTAGTGTTCCGCAAAGCTATGAGGATAGTTTAGCGACAGTTGGTGCATTATTGTTTGTGGGCAGCTTCCTAGGCCTAGTTTTCCTAGCGGCAACAGGCAGTATTATTTACTTCAAAATTTTAACGGAAGCTGAGGAAGACCAGGCGAAATATGCCATTCTAAATAAAATCGGTGTGAATAGTAAGCAAATCTTAAAGACAGTGGCAGGGCAGGTGGCTGTTATCTTTAGTGCACCACTTATCGTAGGCATTGTGCATAGTGCGTTTGCGTTACTAGCTTTTTCACAGTTGTTTGGCATGAATATTACGAAGCCAGTAATACTGTGGATGGTTGCATACTCAGCTATTTACTTTATTTATTATATCTTTACCGTACGAGCATTTTATAAAATTGTAAGACAGGGGAATTAA
- a CDS encoding YxeA family protein produces the protein MKKVILGIGALFILFVAGLVVLMTVDFNRLNKDTYYAHITTDGEVEEYKASNGEIFKTYWYEIPTYNKNGEEKTLKFSAQKNLRHDAYLKLYVKKETEVTSYDEVKFHELPAKVQDQMK, from the coding sequence ATGAAAAAAGTAATTTTAGGAATAGGTGCATTGTTCATCTTATTCGTAGCAGGGTTGGTTGTATTGATGACTGTAGACTTTAATCGTTTAAATAAAGACACGTACTATGCCCATATTACGACGGATGGTGAGGTAGAAGAATATAAGGCAAGTAATGGTGAAATTTTTAAAACGTATTGGTACGAGATACCTACTTACAATAAAAATGGCGAAGAAAAAACATTAAAGTTCTCTGCTCAGAAAAATTTACGCCATGATGCCTATTTAAAGCTATATGTAAAAAAAGAAACAGAAGTCACTTCATATGATGAAGTCAAATTCCATGAGTTACCTGCTAAGGTGCAGGATCAAATGAAATAA
- a CDS encoding sensor histidine kinase, whose amino-acid sequence MRWKLTARFLLSILSIVIIVIFVNTAILIGLLIYRLANENDSFVPSTEESFVRDFQKYIDISNEKPSISKEGLEHLHQRNAWIQLLDVNGQVIDSQFAPEKALSHYAPIDLIQVYKYKEFDADTTVYVGSKDDVNYLIGIKGSGVTRLVMHVSGTSFLQFIGKFGLFIVIADLLVATLVGWLFGRTLTKPLYALIERIRHLKNHEHQTVKMPSGVYKPVFENLNEVSRELAAHEQERKRLELMREEWISNVSHDMKTPLASIRGYAELLDDETLTPQEQAEYAQIIEKQSLHMQDLLDDLNLTMRLRHQQLPLTLREIDIVSFIREIVIDTLNTPHYELANIEFEATSHNSCHQIDEHFMRRAIMNFLHNALLHNGPDVTVHVSVDENIITISDNGKGIAAADLEHIFERYYRGTNTERTTGTGLGTAIARDIIEAHGGTVSITSEEQKGTTVSIYLKREQS is encoded by the coding sequence ATGAGGTGGAAATTAACAGCACGCTTTCTCCTTTCCATACTTTCTATTGTCATCATAGTTATTTTTGTCAATACTGCTATTCTTATTGGGCTCCTCATTTATCGACTAGCAAATGAAAATGATAGCTTTGTTCCATCTACAGAAGAAAGCTTTGTACGGGATTTCCAAAAATATATTGATATAAGTAATGAAAAACCTTCAATCAGTAAAGAAGGCCTTGAACACTTGCATCAGCGAAATGCTTGGATTCAGTTACTTGATGTGAATGGTCAAGTCATCGATTCCCAATTCGCACCAGAGAAAGCTCTTTCACACTATGCACCTATAGATTTAATTCAAGTATATAAATATAAGGAATTTGATGCTGATACTACTGTTTATGTTGGCAGTAAGGATGATGTAAATTATCTTATTGGTATCAAGGGTAGTGGTGTGACAAGACTTGTTATGCATGTTTCTGGCACTTCATTTTTACAGTTTATTGGCAAATTTGGGTTGTTTATTGTTATTGCCGATTTATTAGTAGCTACATTGGTTGGCTGGCTTTTTGGTCGTACATTAACTAAGCCACTATATGCACTGATAGAGCGTATACGCCATTTAAAAAATCATGAGCATCAAACTGTTAAAATGCCTAGTGGTGTGTATAAACCCGTTTTTGAAAATTTAAATGAGGTATCCAGAGAATTAGCTGCACACGAGCAGGAACGCAAGCGACTAGAATTGATGCGTGAAGAATGGATTAGTAATGTCTCACACGACATGAAAACGCCCCTTGCCTCTATTCGTGGTTATGCCGAGCTGTTAGATGATGAAACACTAACTCCTCAAGAGCAAGCTGAATACGCACAAATCATTGAGAAACAGTCATTGCATATGCAAGATTTGCTAGATGATTTAAATTTAACGATGCGCTTAAGACATCAGCAGCTTCCGCTCACACTAAGAGAAATTGACATAGTATCGTTTATTCGTGAGATTGTGATTGATACATTAAATACGCCACACTATGAGCTTGCCAATATTGAGTTTGAGGCAACCTCACATAACAGTTGCCATCAAATAGATGAGCATTTTATGCGCAGAGCTATCATGAACTTTTTACACAACGCTCTGCTTCACAATGGCCCTGATGTAACTGTCCATGTGTCTGTGGATGAGAATATTATTACGATTTCTGATAATGGCAAAGGGATAGCGGCGGCAGATTTAGAGCATATTTTTGAGCGTTATTATCGTGGTACAAATACAGAACGAACAACTGGCACTGGTTTAGGCACAGCTATTGCTAGGGATATTATTGAGGCTCATGGAGGAACAGTCAGTATTACCTCCGAAGAACAAAAAGGAACAACCGTTAGCATTTATCTAAAAAGGGAGCAGTCCTAG
- a CDS encoding response regulator transcription factor: MQEPTILVVDDEADLANLLKVSLQKEGYKQIYTAGTIQEAWTSFQQTQPNIVLLDVMLPDGEGYDLCRRIREVSHVPVLFMSAKNEEIDKILGLAIGGDDYITKPFSPKEVAYRVKAQLRRAGYQTQESTPSIAEKTLQVGPFQLNADETEVQKDGVLLELTAKEIGLMACFMHNLNRILSKETLFERVWGEDFFGSDNTVMVHIRRLREKIEQDASKPMYITTVKGLGYKFVLPKEAQG; this comes from the coding sequence ATGCAAGAACCAACTATTTTAGTAGTGGATGATGAGGCTGATTTAGCTAATCTGCTAAAAGTCAGTCTGCAAAAAGAGGGCTATAAGCAAATTTATACTGCAGGTACTATTCAAGAAGCATGGACAAGCTTTCAGCAGACACAACCAAATATTGTGCTACTCGATGTCATGCTTCCAGATGGTGAGGGCTATGATTTATGTAGACGAATTCGAGAAGTATCGCATGTTCCAGTCCTTTTTATGTCAGCGAAAAATGAGGAAATAGATAAAATTTTAGGGCTGGCAATTGGGGGCGATGATTATATTACAAAACCCTTTAGTCCAAAGGAGGTTGCCTATCGCGTAAAGGCACAATTACGTAGAGCTGGCTATCAAACACAGGAGTCAACACCGAGCATTGCCGAAAAGACATTACAGGTTGGACCATTCCAGCTAAATGCTGATGAAACTGAAGTTCAGAAGGATGGCGTTTTATTGGAATTAACAGCTAAGGAAATTGGTTTAATGGCGTGCTTTATGCACAATCTTAATCGAATTTTAAGTAAAGAGACTCTTTTTGAGCGTGTATGGGGAGAGGATTTTTTCGGCTCTGATAATACTGTCATGGTGCATATTCGACGTCTACGCGAGAAAATTGAGCAGGATGCTTCTAAACCTATGTACATCACCACTGTCAAAGGACTTGGCTATAAATTTGTCCTACCGAAAGAGGCACAAGGATGA
- a CDS encoding sigma-70 family RNA polymerase sigma factor, which produces MMRCTAKNFISRLQNKKEDALDYVIEHYSSFVNAIAYKILSDINKDAIEECVNDVFLAIWQNAKQFEGQPEYFKKWIGMLTKYKAIDIFRRLEKQQAREKGDEELSQKPDVKETEREFLKKEQRNDLLFAISCLESVDRDIFMMKYFLQLTNTEIAETLHLSKAAVENRLYRGKKKLATSIKLREVFI; this is translated from the coding sequence ATGATGAGGTGCACTGCTAAAAATTTCATTAGCCGTTTACAAAATAAAAAAGAAGATGCACTTGATTATGTAATAGAGCATTATTCTAGTTTCGTGAATGCAATAGCTTATAAAATTCTTTCAGACATCAATAAAGATGCTATTGAAGAATGTGTGAATGATGTGTTTTTAGCTATTTGGCAAAATGCTAAACAATTTGAAGGCCAGCCTGAATATTTTAAAAAATGGATAGGTATGCTCACAAAATATAAAGCGATAGATATTTTTCGTAGGCTTGAAAAACAACAAGCACGAGAGAAGGGTGACGAGGAGCTCTCACAAAAGCCTGATGTAAAAGAGACAGAGCGGGAGTTTCTAAAAAAGGAGCAACGAAATGATTTATTATTCGCAATTAGCTGCTTAGAAAGTGTTGATCGGGATATTTTTATGATGAAGTATTTTCTACAGTTAACGAATACTGAAATAGCAGAGACACTTCATTTATCAAAGGCGGCTGTAGAAAACCGGCTATACCGAGGGAAGAAAAAGCTAGCTACATCCATAAAGTTAAGGGAGGTATTCATATGA
- a CDS encoding DUF4179 domain-containing protein has product MTKSYKDWLSLDIENIEPLELSSQQKAKLKQRVFKQTVKKRVPKWVRHLSAAALIGIGTVTTVATAFPTLASQIPFMKNIASYFNNKDTMFENFDSYATEIGQVQTSNGISMMIENAVFDGTSLTISFALESDTELGSHPFIQGNFIDVKGSVAMGGGSRLEKISDNKYVGLANVTPYFDKEAPEEVEVSWTPQAFYVNTDKIVKGDWAFHFKVSKLAGELQLINETVTNYDVTARFTALEKNDMSTIIHFEYEVDPELLKKWPEVTVQFDELQDNAGNKYTVHGNGARSLDNGISYKSSATIQAIHSSAKSITFVPVIYFSLGSGKGMEIKEMDPVTLPIK; this is encoded by the coding sequence ATGACAAAAAGCTATAAAGACTGGTTAAGTTTAGATATTGAAAATATAGAACCACTGGAATTGTCATCACAGCAAAAGGCTAAGCTAAAGCAAAGGGTTTTTAAGCAAACAGTTAAAAAGCGTGTACCGAAATGGGTACGTCATTTATCAGCTGCAGCACTCATTGGCATCGGCACTGTAACAACTGTAGCAACTGCTTTTCCGACTCTAGCCTCACAAATTCCATTTATGAAAAACATAGCTAGCTATTTTAATAATAAAGACACTATGTTTGAGAATTTCGATAGTTACGCTACAGAGATTGGTCAGGTTCAAACTAGCAACGGTATATCAATGATGATCGAAAATGCAGTTTTTGATGGTACTTCCCTCACGATTTCTTTTGCACTGGAAAGTGATACAGAATTAGGCTCCCATCCATTTATTCAAGGTAATTTTATTGATGTAAAAGGTTCTGTGGCTATGGGAGGAGGGAGTCGACTAGAAAAAATAAGTGATAATAAATATGTTGGGTTAGCAAATGTCACACCCTATTTTGATAAAGAAGCACCAGAGGAAGTAGAGGTAAGCTGGACGCCACAGGCTTTCTATGTAAATACAGATAAAATAGTAAAGGGTGATTGGGCTTTTCATTTTAAAGTCTCAAAACTTGCAGGTGAGTTACAGTTAATAAATGAAACCGTTACTAATTATGATGTCACTGCTAGATTTACAGCCCTTGAAAAAAATGATATGTCCACGATTATTCATTTTGAATATGAAGTTGATCCAGAGTTGCTGAAAAAATGGCCAGAGGTGACAGTGCAATTTGATGAACTGCAAGATAATGCAGGGAATAAGTATACAGTGCATGGAAATGGCGCAAGAAGTCTTGACAATGGTATTTCCTACAAATCTAGTGCTACTATACAGGCTATTCATTCATCCGCCAAGTCCATTACATTTGTTCCAGTGATCTATTTCTCCTTAGGCTCCGGAAAAGGTATGGAAATAAAGGAGATGGATCCTGTCACACTTCCAATAAAATAA
- a CDS encoding PH domain-containing protein, with protein sequence MFKKIAADALGLSDIGIVVPREDYDKTDADDFILHEIDEKIYFLIKTKADEYCFTNRAIIHVDGESAMSKKRLLRRYDYSMYTITDVFLETAGTIDLDVEIKFTIGNSPLSIDIHKRFIDDIKDLYKALHAISYEQKQNAYKLEAAEKSLQIASSSIGRIGNDNVTPSTSFEEITRFANSWMIDHKDKYKKDDFSHVYDLYMNN encoded by the coding sequence ATGTTCAAAAAAATAGCAGCAGATGCATTAGGATTGTCGGATATTGGCATAGTTGTGCCACGTGAGGATTATGATAAAACGGATGCAGATGATTTTATTTTGCATGAAATAGATGAAAAAATTTATTTTTTAATTAAAACAAAGGCAGACGAGTATTGCTTCACAAATAGAGCGATTATACATGTTGATGGTGAAAGTGCCATGAGCAAGAAGCGATTGCTGCGCCGTTATGATTATTCTATGTATACTATTACAGATGTTTTTCTCGAAACAGCAGGAACAATCGATCTTGATGTCGAAATTAAGTTTACAATAGGTAATTCTCCATTATCCATCGATATTCATAAACGTTTTATTGATGATATTAAAGACTTATATAAAGCGTTACATGCAATCAGCTATGAGCAAAAGCAAAATGCCTACAAGCTAGAGGCAGCAGAAAAAAGCTTACAAATTGCTTCCTCATCCATCGGACGAATTGGTAATGATAATGTCACTCCTTCTACATCATTCGAGGAAATTACACGCTTTGCAAATAGCTGGATGATAGATCATAAGGACAAATATAAAAAAGACGATTTCTCACACGTTTATGATTTATATATGAACAATTAA
- a CDS encoding acetamidase/formamidase family protein encodes MTNELQVLEKEIGIENGHFEQQPQAVETLFVNEFIDGILDPSQKMLGPVKDGGTIIANTTPGCWGPMLTPTIRGGHEVTKPVFVEGAEVGDAIVIKIKSIQVTSLATASGHDEVISDRFIGDPFVSVKCPGCGKLHPSTIVKGIGQHAIRCSTCDTETAPFKMTNGYTMAFDHKGNVGVTVGREGARRIALDAKNYMRTPENSIQNPVVALAPSDLVGVMARMRPFLGQLGTTPSKAMPDSHNAGDFGSFLIGAPHEYAFTQEELDKHRTDGHMDISRVREGATIICPVKVPGGGVYIGDMHAMQGDGEIAGHTTDVAGIVQLQVSVLKKASLEGPILLPNAEDLPYTAKPFTKEEKRRARELAEEFGVKQVEDAFPVSIIGSGTSLNEATNNALSRAAKLFEMSEPEVMNRATITGSIEIGRHPGVVTATFQVPKTVLKKARIYKPVKKQYD; translated from the coding sequence ATGACAAACGAATTGCAAGTGCTAGAAAAAGAAATAGGAATAGAAAATGGACATTTCGAGCAGCAACCGCAAGCCGTAGAAACATTATTCGTAAATGAGTTTATAGATGGTATTTTAGACCCTTCGCAGAAAATGCTTGGTCCTGTTAAAGATGGTGGAACGATTATTGCTAATACAACACCTGGTTGCTGGGGACCCATGCTGACACCTACAATTCGTGGTGGACATGAAGTGACAAAGCCTGTATTTGTAGAAGGAGCGGAGGTAGGAGATGCCATTGTCATTAAGATTAAATCCATTCAGGTGACATCATTGGCAACGGCATCTGGACACGATGAGGTTATTAGCGATCGATTTATTGGTGACCCATTTGTTTCCGTAAAATGTCCAGGCTGTGGCAAACTTCATCCGAGCACTATTGTTAAGGGAATCGGTCAGCACGCCATTCGTTGTTCCACATGTGATACCGAAACGGCACCTTTTAAAATGACCAATGGCTACACGATGGCATTCGATCATAAGGGGAATGTTGGTGTTACTGTTGGTCGAGAAGGAGCACGTCGTATTGCACTGGATGCGAAAAATTATATGCGCACACCTGAAAATTCTATACAAAATCCGGTAGTAGCATTAGCACCCAGTGATTTAGTTGGCGTTATGGCTAGAATGCGTCCATTTTTAGGACAACTTGGTACGACGCCTTCCAAGGCTATGCCAGACTCTCATAATGCAGGAGACTTTGGATCATTTTTAATTGGGGCACCACATGAATATGCCTTTACACAAGAGGAATTGGATAAACATCGTACAGATGGGCATATGGATATAAGCCGTGTTCGTGAGGGGGCAACCATTATTTGTCCAGTTAAGGTTCCTGGAGGTGGTGTTTATATTGGTGATATGCACGCCATGCAGGGTGACGGTGAAATTGCGGGACATACAACAGATGTTGCTGGTATCGTCCAACTACAGGTTAGTGTATTGAAAAAAGCGTCATTGGAAGGTCCAATTTTATTGCCAAATGCTGAAGATCTACCTTATACAGCTAAACCTTTTACAAAGGAAGAAAAACGCCGGGCTCGTGAGCTTGCGGAGGAATTTGGGGTTAAACAGGTGGAGGATGCATTCCCTGTATCAATCATTGGCTCTGGAACATCATTAAATGAGGCAACAAATAATGCCCTAAGTCGTGCTGCAAAGCTTTTTGAGATGAGTGAGCCAGAGGTGATGAACAGAGCAACTATTACAGGCTCCATAGAAATTGGTCGTCATCCTGGAGTTGTAACAGCAACCTTCCAGGTACCGAAAACTGTACTGAAAAAAGCACGAATTTATAAACCAGTGAAAAAACAATATGATTGA
- a CDS encoding HPP family protein, whose amino-acid sequence MADFVRLQEKREKANSFKAYINKMRGGGHAPSRTNFADALTGAVGGLVCIFVLLWLTNYTGTTWLMASLGGSCVLVFVVWNAPLSQPRNIIGGHFISAFIGLSIYSLLGTSIVSISIGVGLTIFLMAITGIIHPPAGANPIIIILGGYGWSYLVMPVLLGALIIVFFGIVINNLRETRQYPSFW is encoded by the coding sequence ATGGCAGATTTCGTGCGTTTACAAGAAAAAAGAGAAAAAGCAAACAGTTTTAAAGCATATATCAATAAAATGCGAGGTGGAGGACATGCACCTTCAAGAACAAATTTTGCTGACGCTCTCACAGGTGCGGTAGGGGGGTTAGTATGTATTTTTGTGCTTCTTTGGCTGACGAATTACACAGGGACAACTTGGCTAATGGCCTCACTTGGTGGTAGCTGTGTACTCGTATTTGTGGTTTGGAATGCACCGTTGTCTCAACCACGAAATATTATTGGGGGGCATTTTATTTCTGCCTTTATTGGTCTATCTATATATTCCCTTCTAGGAACAAGTATTGTTTCCATTAGTATTGGTGTAGGATTAACAATTTTCTTAATGGCGATTACGGGAATTATTCATCCACCGGCAGGAGCTAATCCTATTATTATTATTTTAGGAGGCTATGGATGGAGCTATTTGGTGATGCCTGTATTATTAGGTGCATTAATTATTGTGTTCTTCGGTATAGTGATTAATAATTTACGAGAAACACGACAATATCCTTCATTCTGGTAA
- a CDS encoding CaiB/BaiF CoA transferase family protein, with product MGILKGLKILDFSALLPGPMATMIFADLGAEVIHVESSKRVDLTRIMPPYDDDHEAYIHQHLNRSKKSLTLNLKSPEAVEIVKSLVHEYDVIIEGFRPGVMQRLGIGYEALKEINPKVIYCAITGYGQTGPYSNRPGHDNNYLSLAGVLDYSRHKDKKPVSMGIQLADIAGGTMHAAIGVLAAALHREKTGEGQYVDISMTDAVFSLNAMYGAAYIGGGRVPQPEQEILNGGSYYDFYKTKDGRFFSVGSLEPQFRKLLCEALDIPELIDNTFNDSYYTQIRFKEAVHDAFLSKTYNEWLEVFNEDFEGCVEPVLTFPEACEHPQLKARGMIVDIPKSDGTTQKQIASAFKFDGAQPEYRHVGAKLGEHNEEVLSALGFSAEEIAAFKDKGVLE from the coding sequence TTGGGTATTTTAAAGGGGTTAAAAATTCTCGATTTTTCTGCATTACTACCGGGGCCAATGGCAACAATGATATTTGCTGATTTAGGTGCGGAGGTTATCCACGTTGAATCTTCAAAGCGCGTGGACTTAACACGAATCATGCCTCCTTATGATGACGATCATGAGGCATATATACACCAACATTTAAATCGTTCTAAAAAGTCATTAACGTTAAATTTAAAATCGCCCGAGGCTGTGGAAATCGTGAAGTCACTCGTTCATGAGTACGATGTTATTATTGAAGGATTTCGACCTGGCGTTATGCAACGACTTGGCATTGGCTATGAGGCTCTAAAGGAAATTAATCCAAAGGTTATTTATTGTGCAATTACTGGTTATGGTCAAACGGGACCTTATAGCAATCGTCCAGGACATGACAATAATTATTTATCATTAGCTGGTGTACTGGATTACTCTCGCCATAAGGATAAAAAACCCGTTTCGATGGGAATTCAGTTAGCTGATATTGCAGGAGGCACCATGCATGCTGCAATTGGCGTACTGGCTGCTGCATTACATCGTGAAAAAACTGGCGAAGGGCAATATGTCGACATTAGTATGACCGATGCTGTATTTTCACTTAATGCTATGTATGGAGCCGCATACATTGGAGGGGGACGTGTGCCTCAGCCAGAGCAGGAAATTTTAAATGGTGGTAGCTACTATGATTTTTACAAAACAAAAGATGGGAGATTTTTCTCAGTAGGAAGTCTTGAGCCTCAATTCCGCAAGCTGCTATGTGAAGCCCTTGATATTCCTGAGCTTATTGATAATACTTTTAATGATTCATACTATACACAAATTCGTTTTAAAGAAGCCGTTCATGATGCCTTTTTATCAAAAACTTATAATGAATGGCTAGAAGTGTTTAACGAGGATTTTGAGGGATGTGTGGAACCCGTTTTAACCTTCCCTGAAGCGTGCGAGCACCCACAGCTAAAGGCTCGTGGCATGATTGTTGATATTCCCAAAAGCGATGGTACGACGCAAAAACAAATTGCATCTGCCTTTAAATTTGATGGCGCTCAACCAGAATATAGGCATGTTGGCGCCAAACTCGGAGAGCATAATGAGGAAGTGTTATCTGCTCTTGGCTTTAGCGCAGAAGAAATTGCTGCCTTTAAAGACAAGGGCGTTTTAGAATAA
- a CDS encoding CAP domain-containing protein: MIYKTAPILLGFGMGLWAKASISSNKKAYSSALTQKNASSISFQSEYEMEWHRIGTDDFLFSLVGRHNSQVIGGYETRLAHKAFGIKIGASLTEVTKKYGSPLKAMHYQNTSYLLHYIDCTDNVAHGTYLINQHYVTFFYDLHKNNIVRSILWIHSATELNKNSFYGKPSNELRTGFEDLMVELINHERAVEGLQPLIYDKKCNSIARQHSNNMITHQFFSHEDHKGHHSNNRLTAGSVDYFWYGENIASGQCNSIFAHEALMNSAGHRRNILRKEFTHVFVGVCFKNNGSPYFTVNFYSK; encoded by the coding sequence TTGATTTATAAAACAGCTCCAATTTTATTGGGCTTTGGTATGGGATTATGGGCTAAAGCTTCTATCAGCTCAAATAAAAAAGCTTATTCGAGTGCTTTGACACAAAAAAACGCCTCAAGTATTAGCTTTCAAAGTGAATATGAAATGGAATGGCATCGAATAGGGACAGATGATTTCCTATTTTCTCTTGTAGGAAGGCATAATTCTCAAGTCATTGGTGGATATGAAACGAGATTAGCGCATAAAGCATTTGGTATTAAAATAGGTGCTAGTCTAACTGAGGTTACTAAAAAATATGGGTCTCCTCTCAAAGCTATGCACTATCAAAATACAAGTTACTTGCTACATTATATTGATTGTACAGACAATGTAGCACATGGTACCTATTTAATTAATCAGCACTATGTCACTTTTTTCTATGATTTACACAAAAACAATATAGTTCGCTCCATTCTTTGGATTCATTCTGCTACAGAATTAAATAAAAATAGCTTCTATGGGAAACCTTCCAATGAATTACGGACAGGATTTGAAGATTTAATGGTTGAACTCATTAATCATGAACGAGCCGTAGAAGGATTGCAACCACTTATTTATGATAAAAAATGCAATTCTATTGCTCGCCAACATAGTAATAATATGATAACTCATCAATTTTTTAGCCATGAGGATCATAAAGGTCATCATTCGAATAATAGACTTACTGCTGGTAGTGTAGATTATTTCTGGTATGGTGAAAATATTGCCTCTGGTCAATGCAATAGCATTTTTGCTCATGAGGCACTGATGAATTCTGCAGGACATCGTAGGAATATTTTAAGAAAAGAATTTACGCATGTTTTTGTCGGTGTTTGCTTTAAAAACAATGGTTCACCTTATTTTACAGTGAATTTTTATTCAAAGTAA